The Haloarcula sp. CBA1127 genomic interval AGAAGCGGCGCGAGAACGACCCACGACGACAGCAATCGGATACCGAGACTGAACGGAGGAGACGCGACGAGCTGACCAAACGGCGTAAACAGCAGCGCCAGCGGCACGACTACAGTGAACGCCGCCGAACCGATTGCGACCAGTTTGAGCGCCCGAGTCCCCCGTTTCAGTCTGGTCGCCATCGCGTCGCGGTGGCTCCGCGCTGTCAACTGCACGAGTGGGAGCTGTGCCACGGCAAAGTACAGGCAGCCCGACGCGGCGACACCGAGGACACCGAGACAGACCGTGGCGGCCATCGGCGATGTCCCACCGGCGACAGCGCTCACCAGCTCCCAGCTAAACCACACGAGCGCGAGGACGACAGTGCCCACGACGAGGCCCACCACCGCAAATAGATACGAGACGACGCTGCTCACCGTCGCCGCCGACACTGTCTCTCTGTCGAGCACGTTGGTCCAGGCAGCCGCGACGCCAACCATTGCGACGGCGACACCGAGCGCGAGAAGCGGGGCGACTGCCACCTGCCCGACCGAGGCAATGAGGCCAGTCGCTGCCGGCAGGAAACAGAGGTGGCCAATGACCGTCGGTCCCAGTCCGTCTCGGTTCAGCAGGGTCAGCCCCGCCACGGCAATGCCGGCGAGGAGTGCGATACCGCTGAACAGCTGTGGGTCGCCGGATAGGACGCCTGCCGCCAGGGCGAACGCAGCGACGATGAGCGCGGCGATAGTCAGACTGGTCACCCGCGGCCGCCCCTCGTCGCCGACGGCCGATGGTGTGTCGAGTCGCGGCCCGCCAATCATTTACGCTCCGCCTCCTGGCTGGGCGCTGCCATTCGGCCGGCGCGCTGCGACGGCGAAGGCGTAATCGAGGATGAGCGGCAGCGGTGTCCCACGTCGCCAGTCGATTGTCCGGGCCCCGGACGCCTGACACCGCGCCAGACGGGTCCGACGGCGGACGTGCTCGTACTGTCCGCTGACGGTGCTCGCCGCGGTTACGTCCGTCGAGAGCACGGTTCGCTGGCAATCGAACGCCGCCCACGACGCCATTGCAGTGACTGGCGCGTCGTCGAGCAACGGCGATACGAGCACCAGCTGGCAGCGGGGTCCGGCCACCTCCATCACTTTCCGGAACTGCCGCTGGGTGTCGGCCTCGTCTGCTTGACCACCAGCCGGGTCGCTCTCGGCAGCATCGGCAGCGGCTCGCAGTCGTTCGACAGCCAGCGACCGCTGGTTGGGTCCGTCGCCTGGCTGGAGCCAGGTCAGTCCCGCTGGACCGTTGCCGTCGATGCCGACGACTGCTAGCCCGACTTCGTGGCCGGCATCCAGCAGCGATGTCAGTGCGTGCGTCGTCGCGTATGCGCCGAGCTCGACCGCCGTCGGGCGACCGGGCCCGGCGGTCACCCGCGCCGGCGAACGGGCGTCGACGACGAACACGACCGTCGTCGACACCCACTGCTCGTAGTTGACCGTCGACAGCTCTCCGCGCTTCGCGTACCCGCGCCAGTCGATGCGGCCGGCCGGGTCACCGCGCTGATACTCCCGCGTCGAGTGAAAGGTGAAGCCATCCCCGGGGGCGTCGGTGGTGAGTTGGCCCACCCGGTCGGTCCCCTGGTCGGACAGCGGCGGCGCCGGGGCGTCAAGCTGGCACACCAGCCTGTCGTCGCCTTCCACCTGTTGTGTCTCAGTCACGACCTCGCCGGCACCCGTGCCCCGGACGCGGAACCGCGGCTCGTCGAAGTCGTGTTCGCCCCGGCGGGCGATGAGGGTGTATTCGAGCGTCAGCGATTCGCCAGCAGCAAGCGTCTCGCCGCCGCGTGGCGACCCATCCAGCACTGCGAGGTCAGTCGGAACGCCGTCAACGACTCGGATGTCCGACAGCGTCTGCTGGCCGCTGTTTGTCACCGTTAGCTGAACTTCCACAGGGTGCCCCGGGGGCGCTGGCGTCGGGTCGACCGCCCGCGATACGACGAGTGCTTCCGGGACAGCAGCGGTCGACAGGACTCCGTAGGCCAGATACGAAAGCGGGAGTGTCGCGGCCAGCAGCAGTGTCCCGCTCCCCTCCCAGATACCCGCTCCGGCGAGTGCCAGCGCGGCGACGATAGCGCCGCGCCACCGCGTGGCTCGTCGCCCCATCAGTCCTGCACCTCCATCACATCGCCCCAATCGGCCCCGTCGGTCGCTGTAGTACTCGTTCCGTCATCGTCAACCAGCGCCGTCCCGCCAGTTTCCGGTTCACTGCTGGTCGCGCCGTCCGCGGCAGTTCCGTCCCTGTCGACGCGGGCATCTTCAGACGCGCCGTCTGCGCTGGCCTCGATGTCTTCCCGCTCGGGAATCGACCCGTCGACGGCCCGCTGGAGGCTCCCGTCAGCCGCCCGCTGCAGGTCGGCGACTGCTGGGGCGACGACTGGCACCGGACGCGGCGCTCGCTGGCCGACCACTGTCGGCAACGCGTCGTCGGCCGCAACGCTGACTGCCGCCATTGCCCGCGCACACCGCTTTCGGACGGCTTTTTCGGGAAACAGCCAGGCCCGGAGGCGCGCGCGAAACGGCCGGTCCGGCGGCGTGACGGATTCGTCCAGTACCGCGGCGGCAACCGGGTCGCCCGTCCAGGTCCCCGCGGCTAGCTGTGCTTTCACCGTGTCGGGGTCGTGACCACCCTGGACCAGTGCCTCCGTGAGTGTCGCCCGAAGTGGTTCCCGAACGGGGCCGACGCTCTCGTCGACTGAGCCGTCGTCGCGGGCCTGCGCAACCGCCGCTTCAACGCGTTCTGCGAGTTCGGTTCCGGAGACGGCGTCGTCTGTCGGTGTCGTCTCCAGATACTCTCTGGTGAATCTGTCGTCACCAGCCCACGGCGACGGTGATATCTCGGGGTCGTCGGGCGTCCGCAAAAGCTTCCAGAAGGCTACGAGCACGCAGACGAGGAGGACGAGGATACCCGCCGCACCCGGCCCGGAATCCGCCGGCTCTGGCGTCCCTATCAGCCCGATAACCGCGCCGGCAGCCACGAGTAGCAGGCCACACAGCACGGCGA includes:
- a CDS encoding DUF58 domain-containing protein, encoding MGRRATRWRGAIVAALALAGAGIWEGSGTLLLAATLPLSYLAYGVLSTAAVPEALVVSRAVDPTPAPPGHPVEVQLTVTNSGQQTLSDIRVVDGVPTDLAVLDGSPRGGETLAAGESLTLEYTLIARRGEHDFDEPRFRVRGTGAGEVVTETQQVEGDDRLVCQLDAPAPPLSDQGTDRVGQLTTDAPGDGFTFHSTREYQRGDPAGRIDWRGYAKRGELSTVNYEQWVSTTVVFVVDARSPARVTAGPGRPTAVELGAYATTHALTSLLDAGHEVGLAVVGIDGNGPAGLTWLQPGDGPNQRSLAVERLRAAADAAESDPAGGQADEADTQRQFRKVMEVAGPRCQLVLVSPLLDDAPVTAMASWAAFDCQRTVLSTDVTAASTVSGQYEHVRRRTRLARCQASGARTIDWRRGTPLPLILDYAFAVAARRPNGSAQPGGGA